In Zingiber officinale cultivar Zhangliang chromosome 8B, Zo_v1.1, whole genome shotgun sequence, a single genomic region encodes these proteins:
- the LOC122015013 gene encoding fasciclin-like arabinogalactan protein 15 — protein sequence MNCPSVGGACSRLLLCVLSAIAVAVSASTSSSSLPATPGSESSAVTLAGASNSSGQINSNSVLVALLDSHYTELAELVEKALLLPSLEAAVGSHNLTIFAPRNEALERDLDPEFKRFLLEPRNLRSLQTLLLYHVVPARIASGVWSQTRHATLAGDHLHLEDNKVGLAAVVHPDAVIRPDGVIHGIERLLVPRSVQEDFNRRRSLAAISAILPTGAPEVDPRTHRLKKPAPPVPPGAPPVLPIYDALAPGPSLAPAPAPGPGSGKHWFDGESQVKDFIQTLLLYGGYNEFADILVNLTSLATEMGRLVSEGYVLTVLAPSDDAMGRLTADQLSEPGAPEAIMYYHLIPEYQTEESMYNAVRRFGKVRYDTLRLPHKVVAREADGSVKFGSGGGSAYLFDPDIYTDGRISVQGIDAVLFPPDEEAPPATPLSPAARKAELAQVKSKSKLKAKLRRGKLLEMGCNLLGVLGQRSKFATCQ from the exons ATGAATTGCCCCTCCGTCGGCGGTGCTTGTTCTCGGTTACTGCTTTGTGTTCTCTCTGCTATCGCCGTTGCTGTCTCTGCATcgacctcctcttcttctttgccTGCAACTCCGGGATCTGAGTCCTCCGCTGTCACATTGGCCGGCGCGTCCAATTCTAGCGGGCAGATTAACTCCAATTCCGTCCTCGTCGCCCTTCTCGACTCCCACTACACTGAGCTGGCGGAGCTGGTGGAGAAGGCGCTCCTTCTCCCTTCCCTCGAGGCCGCCGTCGGAAGCCATAATCTCACCATCTTCGCCCCTCGAAACGAGGCACTCGAGCGTGACCTGGACCCCGAGTTCAAGCGCTTCCTTCTGGAGCCTCGCAATCTTCGCTCCCTGCAGACCCTGCTCCTCTACCACGTCGTCCCCGCCCGTATCGCTTCTGGAGTCTGGTCTCAGACCCGCCATGCCACTCTTGCCGGCGATCACCTTCATTTAGAGGATAATAAAGTGGGCCTTGCCGCCGTCGTGCACCCGGACGCGGTGATTCGCCCCGATGGTGTGATCCATGGAATCGAGCGGCTGCTGGTGCCTAGATCCGTGCAGGAGGACTTCAATCGTCGGCGGAGCCTCGCTGCCATTTCTGCTATACTTCCTACCGGTGCGCCAGAGGTGGACCCGCGCACCCATCGCCTAAAAAAGCCGGCGCCGCCGGTTCCGCCTGGTGCTCCACCCGTGCTTCCGATCTACGACGCTCTGGCCCCTGGCCCTTCTCTGGCACCTGCACCCGCGCCGGGGCCCGGATCTGGCAAGCATTGGTTCGACGGGGAGAGCCAGGTGAAGGACTTCATCCAGACTCTCCTCCTCTATGGAGGCTACAACGAGTTCGCAGACATCCTGGTTAACCTCACATCGCTCGCTACGGAGATGGGCCGGCTGGTGTCTGAGGGTTACGTGCTTACCGTGCTGGCGCCGAGCGACGATGCGATGGGGAGGCTGACGGCGGACCAGCTCAGCGAGCCCGGGGCACCGGAGGCCATCATGTACTACCACCTCATCCCTGAGTACCAGACGGAGGAGAGCATGTACAACGCCGTCCGACGGTTCGGAAAGGTGCGCTACGACACGCTGCGGCTGCCGCACAAGGTGGTAGCGCGTGAGGCTGACGGCTCCGTCAAATTCGGCTCCGGTGGGGGTTCTGCCTACTTATTTGACCCCGACATCTACACCGACGGACGCATCTCCGTACAGGGTATCGACGCCGTCCTCTTTCCACCTGACGAGGAGGCGCCACCCGCCACTCCTCTCTCCCCTGCCGCCCGCAAGGCTGAGCTCGCCCaggtcaaatccaagtccaagcTCAAAGCCAAGCTCAGAAGAG GTAAATTATTAGAAATGGGATGCAATTTGCTCGGGGTGTTGGGTCAGCGCTCTAAGTTTGCCACCTGCCAATAG
- the LOC122015012 gene encoding calcium-dependent protein kinase 10-like: MGNLCVGPTTLSRSAIFQSLSSTFWRSRANQDALQTSNSKGSGEGSSTSSSSAKADTQAPRPVNIHEDEQQKPVKPAPDRSSTDRPNRPTHVKRATSIAGLQAEFVLKRQTENLKDVYSLGRKLGQGQFGTTYLCVEKATSNEFACKSILKRKLTTEEDVEDVRREIQIMHHLAGHPTVVSIKEAYEDAMAVHVVMELCAGGELFDRIIQKGHYTERKAAELAKVIIGVVEACHSMGVMHRDLKPENFLFVNQMEDSPLKTIDFGLSIFFKPGERFTDVVGSPYYVAPEILKKRYGPEADIWSAGVIIYILLSGVPPFWAETEQGIFEEILHGTPDFESDPWPSISETAKDLVRRMLIRDPKRRLNAHDVLRHPWVQIDGVAPDKPLDSAVLSRLKQFCAMNKLKKMAIRVIAEQLSEDEIAGLKQMFKMIDTDNSGQITFEELKAGLERVGANLKESEIYALMQAADFDNSGTIGYREFVAATLHLNKIEKEDHLFAAFSYFDKDGSGYITQDELQKACEEFGIEDVKLEDMIKDVDQDNDGRIDYHEFVAMMHKGNVGFGKKGKQSNLGIVFGGL, translated from the exons ATGGGGAATTTATGCGTTGGACCGACGACCCTTTCGAGAAGTGCAATCTTTCAATCACTGTCTTCTACTTTTTGGCGTAGCCGTGCAAATCAGGACGCTCTTCAAACTTCCAATAGCAAAGGCTCCGGCGAAGGTTCCTCAACCTCGTCCTCATCAGCTAAAGCGGACACCCAGGCGCCCCGACCGGTTAACATCCATGAAGATGAGCAGCAGAAGCCTGTCAAACCGGCACCCGACAGGTCGTCAACGGACCGACCCAACAGGCCCACGCATGTCAAGAGAGCCACCAGTATCGCAGGGCTTCAAGCAGAATTCGTTTTGAAGCGCCAAACTGAGAATTTAAAGGATGTTTACAGCTTAGGTAGGAAGCTCGGACAAGGACAATTTGGTACCACCTATCTCTGCGTAGAGAAGGCAACTAGCAATGAGTTTGCTTGCAAGTCCATTTTGAAGCGAAAGTTGACGACGGAGGAGGATGTGGAAGATGTTAGGAGGGAGATCCAGATAATGCATCACTTGGCCGGCCACCCAACTGTCGTTTCCATCAAGGAGGCTTATGAAGACGCAATGGCTGTTCATGTTGTCATGGAGCTATGTGCTGGGGGCGAGCTGTTTGACAGAATCATTCAGAAGGGGCACTACACAGAGAGAAAGGCGGCAGAGCTCGCGAAGGTAATCATAGGTGTTGTAGAAGCTTGCCACTCGATGGGGGTCATGCATCGTGATTTGAAGCcggaaaattttctttttgtcaACCAAATGGAGGATTCACCTCTCAAGACAATTGACTTTGGATTGTCTATTTTCTTCAAACCAG GAGAGAGATTCACTGATGTGGTCGGCAGCCCTTATTATGTTGCTCCTGAAATCCTAAAAAAACGTTATGGTCCTGAGGCAGATATTTGGAGTGCTGGGGTTATCATTTATATTCTTCTTAGTGGTGTTCCTCCATTTTGGGCTG AAACCGAACAAGGTATATTTGAAGAGATTTTACATGGTACTCCTGATTTTGAGTCAGACCCATGGCCAAGCATCTCCGAAACCGCCAAAGATCTTGTAAGAAGAATGCTTATTAGGGACCCCAAGAGGCGGTtaaatgctcatgatgttttgC GTCATCCATGGGTTCAGATAGATGGAGTGGCTCCTGATAAGCCTCTGGACTCTGCTGTCCTATCGCGGTTGAAGCAATTCTGTGCAATGAACAAGCTGAAAAAGATGGCTATAAGA GTAATTGCTGAACAACTTTCGGAGGATGAAATTGCTGGCCTAAAGCAAATGTTTAAGATGATAGACACAGACAATAGTGGACAAATAACATTTGAAGAACTCAAGGCTGGTCTAGAGAGAGTTGGTGCTAATCTAAAGGAGTCCGAGATTTATGCACTTATGCAGGCG GCAGATTTTGATAATAGTGGCACTATCGGCTACCGTGAGTTTGTCGCTGCCACTTTGCACCTAAACAAGATAGAGAAGGAGGACCATTTGTTTGCTGCCTTCTCCTATTTCGACAAAGATGGGAGTGGTTACATAACTCAAGATGAGCTACAAAAAGCTTGTGAGGAGTTTGGTATAGAAGATGTCAAGCTAGAGGATATGATCAAAGACGTTGATCAAGATAAT GATGGACGCATAGATTACCACGAATTTGTAGCAATGATGCATAAAGGTAATGTTGGATTCGGCAAGAAAGGGAAGCAATCTAATTTAGGCATTGTTTTTGGGGGGCTTTAA